A DNA window from Labrus mixtus chromosome 4, fLabMix1.1, whole genome shotgun sequence contains the following coding sequences:
- the tpm1 gene encoding tropomyosin alpha-1 chain isoform X2 — translation MDAIKKKMQMLKLDKENALDRAEQAESDKKSAEDRSKQLEDDLVALQKKLKGTEDELDKYSEALKDAQEKLELAEKKAADAEADVASLNRRIQLVEEELDRAQERLATALTKLEEAEKAADESERGMKVIENRAMKDEEKMELQEIQLKEAKHIAEEADRKYEEVARKLVIIESDLERTEERAELSEGKCSELEEELKTVTNNLKSLEAQAEKYSQKEDKYEEEIKVLTDKLKEAETRAEFAERSVAKLEKTIDDLEDELYSQKLKYKAISEELDHALNDMTSM, via the exons ATGGACGCCATCAAGAAGAAGATGCAGATGCTCAAGCTCGACAAGGAGAATGCCTTGGACAGAGCTGAGCAGGCCGAGTCAGACAAGAAATCAGCAGAGGACAGAAGCAAACAG CTTGAGGACGATTTGGTAGCTCTGCAGAAGAAGCTGAAGGGAACAGAGGATGAGTTGGACAAGTATTCCGAGGCTCTTAAAGACGCCCAGGAGAAACTTGAGTTGGCTGAGAAGAAAGCCGCAGAT gCTGAGGCAGATGTCGCTTCACTTAACAGACGTATCCAGCTGGTTGAGGAGGAGTTGGATCGTGCTCAGGAGCGTCTGGCAACTGCCCTGACCAAGCTGGAGGAGGCTGAGAAGGCAGCTGATGAGAGCGAGAG AGGCATGAAGGTCATTGAGAACAGGGCCATGAAGGACGAGGAGAAGATGGAGCTGCAGGAGATCCAGCTCAAGGAGGCCAAGCACATCGCTGAGGAGGCTGATCGCAAATATGAGGAG GTCGCCCGTAAACTGGTCATCATTGAGAGTGATCTTGAGCGTACAGAGGAGCGCGCTGAGCTGTCAGAGGG CAAATGCTCTGAGCTTGAGGAAGAGTTGAAAACTGTGACCAACAACCTGAAGTCACTGGAGGCCCAGGCAGAGAAG TACTCACAGAAGGAGGACAAGTACGAGGAGGAGATCAAAGTCCTCACCGACAAGCTGAAGGAG GCTGAGACTCGTGCTGAGTTCGCTGAGAGATCAGTAGCCAAGCTTGAGAAGACCATTGATGACCTGGAAG ATGAGTTGTATTCTCAGAAACTGAAGTACAAGGCCATCAGCGAGGAGCTGGACCACGCCCTCAACGACATGACCTCCATGTAA